The following coding sequences lie in one Lelliottia jeotgali genomic window:
- a CDS encoding aromatic amino acid transporter → MVGLIRGVSEGLGPVGGAAMIYTLSGLLCLITVGFPDIRRFSTRYLIAGSVLFVSYEICLALSLGYASTRHQAIEVGMVNYLWPSLTIVFAILFNGQKSNLWIIPGLLIALLGVCWVLGGENGLHLAEITANIISNPLSYGLAFAGAFIWAAYCTVTSKYAKGQNGITLFVLLTALSLWMKYLFSDQPEMVFSVPVVIKLVMCGIALGFGYASWNIGILHGNVSVLATVSYFTPVLSAALAAVLLNAPLSFAFWQGALMVCAGSLLCWYATRK, encoded by the coding sequence ATGGTAGGATTAATTCGCGGTGTGAGCGAAGGACTGGGGCCTGTCGGTGGTGCGGCAATGATCTACACTCTCAGCGGTTTACTCTGTTTAATCACCGTTGGATTTCCGGATATCAGACGCTTCTCAACGCGCTATCTTATTGCGGGCAGCGTCCTGTTTGTGAGCTACGAAATATGCCTGGCGCTTTCGCTCGGATATGCCAGCACCCGCCATCAGGCGATTGAAGTGGGGATGGTGAATTATCTCTGGCCGAGTCTGACGATTGTGTTCGCCATTTTGTTCAATGGTCAAAAATCGAACCTGTGGATTATCCCTGGCTTACTGATCGCCCTGCTCGGTGTTTGCTGGGTATTAGGCGGTGAGAATGGTCTGCATCTTGCTGAAATAACCGCCAATATTATCTCTAATCCGCTGAGCTATGGACTGGCATTTGCCGGGGCCTTTATCTGGGCGGCTTACTGCACGGTGACCAGTAAATATGCCAAAGGACAGAACGGTATTACGCTGTTCGTTTTGCTGACTGCGCTGTCGCTGTGGATGAAATATCTGTTCAGCGATCAACCGGAAATGGTCTTCAGCGTACCGGTGGTCATTAAACTGGTGATGTGCGGAATTGCGCTCGGTTTCGGCTACGCTTCGTGGAATATCGGCATTTTGCACGGAAATGTCTCCGTGCTGGCCACAGTCTCTTATTTCACCCCGGTACTGTCTGCCGCCCTGGCCGCCGTTCTGCTGAACGCCCCGCTCTCCTTTGCCTTCTGGCAAGGGGCGTTGATGGTGTGCGCAGGGTCGTTACTGTGCTGGTATGCCACCCGAAAATAA
- a CDS encoding Outer membrane porin protein NmpC precursor, with protein MKLKLVAVAVTTLLAAGAVNAAEIYNKDGNKLDLYGKVTGLHYFSDDAGNDGDKTYVRLGFKGETQINDQMTGYGQWEYEFKGNNDESNGDKGNKTRLAFAGLKFNEFGSFDYGRNYGVAYDIGAWTDVLPEYGGDTWTQTDGFMTGRTTGVATYRNADFFGLVDGLNFAAQYQGKNDDRDITTANGDGWGLSSTYEMDGFGVGATYAKSDRTDNQVRAAALNDLNAGGENAEVWAAGLKYDANNIYLATTYSETRNMTNFGKGYIANKTQNFEAVAQYQFDFGLRPSVAYLQSKGKDINSYGDQDLVKYIEVGTVYYFNKNMSTYVDYKINLVDDNAFTKAAGVSTDNIVALGLTYQF; from the coding sequence ATGAAACTTAAATTAGTTGCAGTGGCAGTGACTACCCTGTTGGCAGCAGGCGCGGTAAACGCGGCTGAGATTTATAACAAAGACGGTAACAAGCTGGATCTGTACGGTAAAGTAACAGGTCTGCACTATTTCTCTGATGACGCTGGCAACGACGGCGACAAAACTTACGTGCGTCTGGGCTTCAAAGGTGAAACTCAGATCAACGACCAGATGACCGGCTACGGTCAGTGGGAATATGAGTTCAAAGGCAACAACGACGAATCCAACGGCGACAAAGGCAACAAAACCCGTCTGGCGTTCGCGGGCCTGAAATTCAACGAATTTGGTTCTTTCGACTACGGTCGTAACTACGGTGTTGCTTACGACATCGGCGCATGGACCGACGTTCTGCCAGAATACGGCGGAGACACCTGGACTCAGACTGACGGCTTCATGACTGGCCGTACTACCGGTGTTGCAACTTACCGTAACGCAGACTTCTTCGGTCTGGTTGATGGTCTGAACTTTGCAGCACAGTACCAGGGTAAAAACGACGACCGTGATATCACCACCGCGAACGGCGATGGCTGGGGTCTGTCTTCTACCTATGAAATGGACGGTTTCGGCGTGGGTGCTACCTATGCGAAATCTGACCGTACTGACAACCAGGTTCGTGCAGCAGCGCTGAACGACCTGAACGCAGGCGGCGAAAACGCAGAAGTTTGGGCTGCTGGCCTGAAATATGACGCGAACAACATCTACCTGGCAACTACCTACTCTGAAACCCGCAACATGACCAACTTCGGTAAAGGTTACATTGCGAACAAAACTCAGAACTTCGAAGCGGTTGCACAGTACCAGTTCGACTTCGGTCTGCGTCCTTCCGTCGCTTACCTGCAGTCCAAAGGTAAAGACATCAATTCTTACGGCGACCAGGATCTGGTGAAATACATTGAAGTGGGTACCGTTTACTACTTCAACAAAAACATGTCCACCTACGTTGACTACAAAATCAACCTGGTTGATGACAATGCCTTCACCAAAGCTGCTGGTGTAAGCACCGACAACATCGTTGCACTGGGTCTGACCTACCAGTTCTAA
- a CDS encoding Gfa-like protein yields MHLYTGRCLCGMSQFSVNIDALDVYACHCTNCQKWSGGIAMYLETQGEPTVEQGSIAPSHFSSSSRGERWFCPGCGCPLWFELTPAGRYFVPWTLLDLSEDERRRLVLAAEIYTETQPAFWRLTGQYARFSGTEIEALDKSCSFTT; encoded by the coding sequence ATGCACCTCTATACCGGACGCTGCTTGTGTGGGATGAGCCAGTTTAGCGTCAACATCGATGCGCTCGATGTGTATGCCTGCCACTGTACCAACTGCCAGAAATGGTCGGGCGGAATTGCCATGTATCTGGAAACTCAGGGTGAACCTACCGTTGAGCAAGGTTCGATCGCCCCTTCGCACTTTTCCTCTTCTTCGCGCGGAGAGCGCTGGTTCTGTCCCGGATGCGGTTGTCCACTCTGGTTCGAGTTAACCCCCGCCGGACGTTATTTTGTCCCCTGGACGCTGCTGGATCTTAGCGAAGATGAACGTCGTCGACTGGTGCTGGCCGCCGAGATTTATACCGAAACACAGCCGGCTTTCTGGCGACTCACAGGACAATACGCCCGATTCAGCGGGACCGAGATCGAAGCGCTGGATAAAAGCTGCTCATTCACAACGTAG
- a CDS encoding Glycine cleavage system transcriptional activator codes for MAISPSAVSHQLKVLEGYLQMPLTERQGRRLILSQQGRDYYRSIRAAFNVLRQATEHLVEQAQTRQVTISLIPLFGMGWFIPRLPAFMRANPQTEINVVYANHRNYLSDASDMSIRFGNGQWAGYQSEKLISGQMVPVCSRAFLRVHGLLDTPEQLLQMPLLHDEERTTWQQWFIQQGVKRPPRKSGPLFEDGLLTLAGVQAGLGCALMREPLIAPYLESGELVKIFDAPIDDGRDYYLCVRQDSDMTEDGKLLQAWLRRAAGSATL; via the coding sequence ATGGCGATTTCACCGTCTGCTGTCAGCCATCAGCTCAAAGTGCTGGAAGGCTATTTGCAAATGCCACTCACCGAGCGCCAGGGGCGCAGGCTGATTTTGAGCCAGCAGGGGCGTGACTATTACCGCTCAATCCGCGCGGCCTTTAACGTTCTGCGCCAGGCGACGGAGCATCTGGTAGAACAGGCACAGACGCGGCAGGTGACGATAAGCCTGATCCCGCTGTTCGGCATGGGCTGGTTTATTCCGCGTCTACCCGCGTTTATGCGCGCCAACCCGCAAACGGAAATCAACGTGGTGTACGCCAACCATCGTAACTATCTTAGCGATGCGTCGGATATGTCGATCAGGTTTGGCAACGGTCAGTGGGCGGGATATCAGAGCGAAAAACTGATTTCCGGGCAGATGGTGCCGGTATGCAGCCGGGCGTTTCTGCGCGTTCACGGGCTTCTGGATACGCCGGAACAGCTGCTGCAAATGCCGCTCTTACACGACGAAGAGCGCACCACCTGGCAGCAGTGGTTTATCCAGCAGGGCGTGAAACGTCCACCGCGCAAGAGCGGTCCGCTGTTTGAAGATGGATTGCTGACGCTGGCGGGCGTGCAAGCGGGACTGGGCTGCGCGCTGATGCGCGAGCCGCTTATCGCGCCCTATCTGGAGAGCGGCGAGCTGGTGAAAATTTTCGATGCGCCCATCGATGACGGGCGCGACTATTATCTGTGCGTCCGTCAGGATTCGGATATGACCGAGGATGGCAAGTTGTTGCAGGCATGGCTCAGGCGCGCGGCGGGTAGCGCTACGTTGTGA
- a CDS encoding High-affinity branched-chain amino acid transport system permease protein LivH, producing the protein MLGSIYALIALGYTMVYGILRIINFAHGDILMVGALTTLSALNALNGIFPHMPQLLQLGFALVIAMAVCALLAMAVERFAYRRLRNAPRLAPLISGIGVSVLLQTVSMIIWTRNPLMFPQILPMDAIAVTAGSADHPPAIITVTGIVTVSLALVVMIGLWLLVEYTRLGRGMRAVAENPRVATLMGVNPNAIITLTFAIGGIFAALAGVMMASNYGNASFSMGFLPGIKAFTAAVLGGIGNIRGAMIGGILLGIIEALGAGYLGELTNGVFGSNYQDVFAFIVLILVLVFRPAGLLGERVAHRA; encoded by the coding sequence ATGCTGGGCAGCATCTACGCGCTGATCGCGCTGGGCTATACGATGGTGTATGGCATTTTGCGCATTATTAACTTTGCCCACGGCGATATTCTCATGGTCGGCGCGCTTACCACGCTGTCGGCCCTCAACGCGCTGAACGGTATTTTCCCGCACATGCCGCAGCTGTTGCAGCTCGGTTTTGCGCTGGTTATTGCGATGGCCGTCTGCGCCCTGCTGGCAATGGCGGTAGAACGCTTCGCCTATCGTCGCCTGCGCAACGCCCCGCGTCTGGCACCGCTGATCTCCGGGATCGGCGTATCCGTGCTCCTGCAAACCGTGTCCATGATCATCTGGACCCGCAACCCGCTGATGTTTCCGCAAATCCTGCCGATGGACGCCATTGCTGTCACCGCCGGCAGCGCTGACCATCCTCCGGCCATTATCACCGTGACGGGTATCGTCACCGTGTCGCTGGCACTGGTGGTGATGATCGGCCTGTGGCTGCTGGTGGAATACACCCGTCTGGGCCGCGGTATGCGCGCGGTGGCGGAAAACCCGCGCGTCGCGACGCTGATGGGCGTCAATCCCAACGCCATTATCACGCTCACCTTTGCCATCGGCGGCATCTTCGCCGCGCTCGCGGGGGTGATGATGGCCAGCAACTACGGCAACGCCAGTTTCTCGATGGGCTTTTTGCCCGGCATTAAAGCCTTTACCGCCGCCGTGCTGGGCGGGATCGGCAACATTCGCGGCGCGATGATCGGCGGGATTTTGCTCGGGATCATCGAAGCGCTGGGCGCAGGCTATCTGGGTGAGCTGACGAACGGCGTGTTCGGGAGTAACTACCAGGACGTCTTCGCGTTCATCGTGCTGATTCTGGTACTGGTGTTCCGTCCGGCAGGTCTGCTGGGTGAACGCGTGGCGCACAGGGCGTAA
- a CDS encoding ABC transporter ATP-binding protein, whose amino-acid sequence MTTTSLQAPVSTRRFWPGMTLFVIALLIAPIVASQLGGNYWVRVIDFALLYIMLALGLNIVVGYTGLLDMGFIAFYAVGAYLAALLASPHLLEVFPILSVWFPDGLHTSYLLIIPLAALVAAVCGIILGAPTLKLRGDYLAIVTLGFGEIIRILMRNLDRPVNITNGAKGITGVDTLNLFGLKFSGVYHWFGMKVPALWLWYYLLMLVIVLIIFVCLRLQHSRIGRAWHAIREDEDVARAMGINIRNYKLLAFAMGASFGGVAGALFGAFQGFVSPESFTLQESIAVLAMVVLGGMGHIPGVILGAVLLTALPEILRSQAAPVQQALFGTVLIDPEILRQLFYGLALVLVMLLRPAGIWPVRHKEVNA is encoded by the coding sequence ATGACAACCACATCACTACAGGCTCCTGTTTCTACGCGCCGCTTCTGGCCCGGTATGACGCTATTCGTTATCGCCCTGCTGATTGCGCCGATAGTCGCCAGCCAACTCGGCGGCAACTACTGGGTGCGCGTCATCGATTTCGCGCTGCTGTACATCATGCTGGCACTGGGACTGAACATCGTCGTCGGTTATACCGGCCTGCTGGATATGGGCTTCATCGCCTTTTACGCCGTCGGCGCGTATCTCGCGGCGCTGCTGGCGTCACCGCATCTGCTGGAGGTCTTCCCGATCCTCAGCGTCTGGTTCCCGGACGGGCTGCACACCTCGTATCTGCTGATTATTCCGCTTGCGGCGCTGGTCGCGGCGGTGTGCGGCATTATCCTCGGCGCACCGACGCTGAAACTGCGCGGCGACTATCTGGCGATTGTCACGCTCGGTTTCGGGGAGATCATCCGCATTCTGATGCGCAACCTCGACCGCCCGGTGAATATCACCAACGGCGCGAAAGGCATTACCGGCGTCGACACGCTCAATCTGTTTGGCCTGAAATTTAGCGGCGTGTATCACTGGTTTGGCATGAAGGTCCCGGCCCTGTGGCTGTGGTACTACCTGCTGATGCTGGTGATCGTGCTGATCATTTTCGTCTGTCTGCGCCTGCAACACTCGCGCATTGGCCGGGCGTGGCATGCGATTCGTGAAGATGAAGACGTGGCTCGCGCGATGGGCATCAATATACGCAACTACAAACTGCTGGCCTTTGCGATGGGCGCTTCCTTTGGCGGCGTGGCGGGCGCGTTATTCGGCGCTTTCCAGGGCTTCGTTTCACCGGAATCCTTCACGTTACAGGAATCGATTGCGGTGCTGGCAATGGTGGTGCTCGGCGGAATGGGTCACATCCCAGGGGTGATCCTCGGCGCGGTACTGCTAACCGCCCTGCCAGAAATCCTGCGCAGCCAGGCGGCACCTGTTCAGCAAGCGCTGTTTGGCACTGTGCTGATCGACCCGGAAATTCTGCGCCAGCTGTTCTACGGACTGGCCCTGGTACTGGTGATGCTCCTGCGCCCCGCCGGGATCTGGCCGGTACGCCACAAGGAGGTCAACGCATGA
- a CDS encoding Branched-chain amino acid transport ATP-binding protein LivG — translation MSLLTVRNMSKRFGGLTAVDDVSLSINKGEIYGLIGPNGAGKTTCFNLITGLYPADSGEFSIADKPYFPKQIDKVTAAGIARTFQNVRLFNEMSVLENVMVGRHVRTRNGLWAALSRHKRARAEEAQTRELAWHWLEYTGIAKFAHYRACDLAYGHQRRLEIARALATDPLLLALDEPAAGMNAAEKNALGELLTRIRDDGKTLLMIEHDVKLVMGICDRLTVLDYGKTLAVGTPDTVRRDPAVIAAWLGGNVHV, via the coding sequence ATGAGCCTGTTAACCGTGCGCAATATGTCTAAACGCTTCGGCGGTCTAACCGCCGTTGACGATGTTTCGCTCTCGATCAACAAAGGTGAAATCTACGGTCTGATCGGCCCGAACGGCGCAGGCAAAACCACCTGCTTTAACCTGATAACCGGCCTCTACCCGGCGGACAGCGGCGAGTTTTCGATTGCCGATAAGCCCTATTTCCCGAAGCAGATCGACAAAGTCACTGCTGCTGGCATCGCCCGCACCTTCCAGAATGTGCGTCTGTTTAATGAGATGTCGGTGCTGGAAAACGTAATGGTAGGCCGCCACGTACGCACCCGCAACGGGCTCTGGGCAGCATTATCTCGCCATAAACGCGCCCGCGCGGAAGAGGCGCAAACCCGCGAACTGGCTTGGCACTGGCTGGAGTACACCGGCATTGCCAAATTTGCTCACTATCGCGCCTGCGACCTGGCTTACGGCCATCAGCGTCGGCTGGAAATCGCCCGCGCGCTGGCGACCGACCCGCTGCTGTTAGCGCTCGACGAACCGGCTGCAGGCATGAATGCCGCCGAGAAAAATGCGCTCGGTGAACTGCTCACACGTATTCGCGATGACGGCAAAACGCTGCTGATGATTGAACATGACGTCAAACTGGTGATGGGCATTTGCGATCGTCTGACAGTCCTGGATTACGGCAAAACGCTGGCGGTCGGCACGCCCGACACCGTTCGACGTGATCCGGCGGTAATCGCCGCCTGGCTGGGAGGCAACGTCCATGTCTGA
- a CDS encoding Branched-chain amino acid transport ATP-binding protein LivF: MSELLKVDRLDVHYGGIQAVRDVSFTLQEGEQATLIGANGAGKSSTVRAITGLENFGGNIEFNGQPVRKRKAEALLRDGLVMVPEGRGIFARMTVLENLQMGAWLRRDTVTIKSEMDEIFDRFPRLGERQHQLAGLLSGGEQQLLALNRALLSRPRLLILDEPSMGLAPKMVENIFQVIKGLRERGVALLLIEQNARLALEVTDQAWVMDSGSIVHHGESKALLDDDQIAQIYLGEMPV, encoded by the coding sequence ATGTCTGAATTACTCAAAGTCGATCGTCTGGACGTGCATTATGGCGGCATTCAGGCGGTGCGCGATGTCTCGTTTACCCTGCAAGAAGGCGAACAGGCAACGCTAATCGGCGCTAACGGCGCGGGCAAAAGCTCCACCGTTCGCGCCATTACCGGGCTGGAAAACTTCGGCGGAAATATCGAATTTAACGGTCAACCGGTGCGCAAACGCAAAGCCGAAGCTTTACTGCGCGACGGGCTGGTGATGGTCCCGGAAGGTCGCGGCATCTTCGCGCGCATGACGGTGCTGGAAAACTTACAGATGGGGGCCTGGCTTCGGCGTGACACTGTCACCATTAAAAGCGAAATGGACGAGATTTTCGACCGTTTCCCGCGCCTCGGCGAACGTCAGCATCAGCTCGCCGGGCTGCTTTCCGGCGGCGAACAACAGCTGCTGGCGCTAAACCGCGCCCTGCTCAGCCGCCCGCGTCTGCTGATACTCGACGAGCCATCGATGGGACTGGCCCCGAAAATGGTTGAGAACATTTTTCAGGTGATTAAAGGGCTGCGCGAACGCGGCGTGGCCCTGCTGCTGATCGAACAAAACGCCCGGCTGGCGCTGGAAGTCACGGACCAGGCCTGGGTGATGGACAGCGGCAGCATCGTGCATCACGGCGAATCAAAAGCGCTGCTCGATGACGACCAAATTGCACAGATTTATTTGGGCGAAATGCCCGTTTAA
- a CDS encoding Leucine-, isoleucine-, valine-, threonine-, and alanine-binding protein yields the protein MKTLKISALSAAFLLSGFASSASWAADSETVIIGLAGPLTGPSARIGKDLENGAQLAIDDINKQHPTIGGKAVTFKLQSEDDQSDPRTAVAVAQRLVDSGVAGVVGHWNTGTSIPAARVYHDAGIAQVAPVATGHAYTKQGFDTSFRVMGHDDDGGQFAGEYAVKTLKAKRIAVIDDRTAFGQGLADEFIKSLEAQGVKIVDRQYVDDKTVDFSAVLTAIRSKNADLVFFGGVDSQAAPLARRIKQLNMNATLIGAGGFVSQTFLQLAQKEGDGVVALEPGLPVDQMPGGKAFEQAYQSRYHTHIELHAPFAYDATRVLVAAMEKANSVDPSEYLPALRAISYSGVTGQVAFDDQGNLKSPSFTVYKVVDGKWQPQTVLGGAKTK from the coding sequence ATGAAAACCTTAAAAATCAGTGCGCTCAGCGCCGCGTTTCTGCTCAGTGGTTTTGCCTCATCCGCCTCATGGGCCGCGGACAGTGAAACGGTAATTATCGGCCTGGCAGGCCCGCTTACCGGCCCTTCTGCGCGAATCGGCAAAGATCTGGAGAACGGCGCACAGCTGGCGATCGACGACATCAACAAACAACACCCGACCATCGGCGGCAAAGCAGTGACGTTCAAACTGCAGTCCGAAGATGATCAGTCCGATCCGCGCACCGCCGTGGCCGTAGCTCAGCGTCTGGTCGACAGCGGTGTGGCTGGCGTGGTCGGCCACTGGAACACCGGGACCAGCATTCCGGCGGCGCGTGTTTATCACGATGCCGGGATCGCCCAGGTCGCGCCCGTCGCCACCGGTCACGCATACACCAAACAGGGCTTTGACACCAGTTTCCGCGTGATGGGCCACGACGATGACGGCGGCCAGTTCGCGGGCGAGTATGCGGTGAAAACGCTGAAAGCCAAACGCATCGCCGTGATCGACGACCGTACCGCTTTCGGGCAGGGTCTGGCAGATGAATTTATCAAATCGCTGGAAGCTCAGGGCGTGAAAATCGTCGACCGCCAGTACGTTGACGACAAAACTGTCGACTTTAGCGCCGTACTAACCGCCATTCGCAGCAAAAACGCCGATCTGGTGTTCTTCGGCGGCGTCGACAGCCAGGCCGCTCCACTGGCGCGTCGTATCAAACAACTGAATATGAACGCCACGCTGATTGGCGCGGGCGGCTTCGTCAGTCAAACATTCCTGCAGCTGGCGCAGAAAGAAGGTGATGGCGTTGTCGCGCTGGAACCGGGTCTGCCGGTTGATCAAATGCCGGGCGGAAAAGCGTTCGAGCAGGCGTATCAGTCCCGCTACCACACCCATATCGAACTGCACGCGCCGTTCGCCTATGACGCCACCCGCGTGCTGGTCGCGGCGATGGAAAAAGCTAACTCCGTCGATCCGTCCGAGTATCTGCCCGCCCTGCGCGCCATCAGTTATTCCGGCGTCACCGGTCAGGTAGCCTTTGACGATCAGGGCAACCTGAAATCCCCGTCCTTTACCGTTTACAAAGTTGTCGACGGGAAATGGCAGCCGCAAACTGTTCTGGGCGGCGCAAAAACGAAGTAA
- a CDS encoding L-2-amino-thiazoline-4-carboxylic acid hydrolase: protein MSDNNELGILARRKIEAEIIKPIYEILVREIGKTRAQAVIGEAIEQAAIDAGAHFARQEPNGADVKSFIALQYLWEKDNALDVKVIDADDQQYNYNVTRCRYAEMYHEMGLGEIGHLLSCARDEKFIVGYAPDVELTRTTTIMQGGKCCDFRYHTKKDKA from the coding sequence ATGAGTGATAACAATGAGCTGGGCATTCTCGCCCGCCGAAAAATAGAAGCAGAAATTATTAAACCCATTTACGAGATCCTGGTGCGCGAGATAGGGAAAACCCGCGCCCAGGCGGTGATTGGTGAAGCTATCGAACAGGCGGCGATTGACGCCGGGGCGCATTTTGCCCGTCAGGAGCCGAACGGCGCGGATGTGAAGAGCTTTATCGCCCTGCAATATCTCTGGGAAAAAGACAACGCGCTGGACGTAAAAGTGATCGACGCCGACGACCAGCAGTACAACTACAACGTGACACGCTGTCGCTACGCTGAGATGTATCACGAGATGGGATTGGGCGAGATTGGTCACTTACTGTCGTGCGCACGCGATGAGAAGTTCATCGTCGGCTACGCGCCGGACGTCGAACTGACGCGCACCACCACCATCATGCAGGGCGGAAAATGCTGTGATTTCCGTTATCACACCAAAAAGGACAAAGCATGA
- a CDS encoding Beta-ureidopropionase — protein MIRIDAPRLWSTLSMMAQIGGTPAGGVTRLALSQEDRIARNLLREWALEAGFTCDVDIMGNMFIRRAGKNRALPPVMTGSHVDSQPLGGNYDGIYGVLAGLEVLRTLNDNSVETERDIVLVNWTNEEGARFAPAMLASGVWSGQFSEEYALARADNTGVTVGEALDAIGYRGTLPARAFPVHACYELHIEQGPILEDEAIDIGLVRAAMGQRWFTLTIDGFAAHAGTTPMHSRRDALTAFAELALMVEEIGYQHQPDGRATIGMAQITPNSRNVVPSRVVCSVEFRHPQSEVLEAMETALREAAEGLSTRGVMANVERIFDYAPIVFDDACLARSEKAVKALGYSSKPMVSGAGHDTCYISKIAPASMIFIPCEKGISHNEAENILPEWSEKGANVLLHSVLSAALEK, from the coding sequence ATGATTCGTATCGATGCCCCGCGTCTGTGGTCCACGCTTTCGATGATGGCGCAGATCGGCGGCACGCCCGCCGGTGGTGTAACGCGTCTGGCCCTCAGTCAAGAGGATCGGATCGCGCGCAATCTGCTGCGCGAATGGGCGCTGGAAGCAGGTTTCACCTGTGACGTCGACATCATGGGCAATATGTTTATCCGCCGCGCCGGGAAAAACCGCGCCCTGCCGCCGGTGATGACCGGATCGCACGTTGACTCTCAGCCGCTCGGCGGAAATTACGACGGGATCTACGGCGTGCTGGCCGGACTGGAAGTGTTACGCACGCTCAACGACAACAGCGTTGAAACCGAGCGCGATATCGTGCTGGTAAACTGGACCAATGAAGAAGGCGCACGCTTCGCGCCTGCGATGCTGGCCTCCGGCGTCTGGTCCGGGCAGTTTAGCGAAGAGTACGCCCTCGCGCGCGCCGATAACACAGGCGTAACGGTAGGTGAAGCGCTGGATGCCATCGGCTATCGCGGCACCCTGCCTGCCCGCGCATTTCCCGTTCACGCCTGCTATGAGCTGCATATCGAGCAAGGCCCGATTCTGGAAGATGAGGCTATCGACATCGGACTGGTTCGCGCCGCAATGGGCCAGCGTTGGTTCACCCTGACAATTGACGGTTTTGCCGCCCACGCCGGAACCACGCCGATGCACAGTCGCCGCGACGCCTTAACCGCCTTCGCCGAACTGGCGCTGATGGTGGAAGAAATTGGCTATCAGCACCAACCTGACGGACGCGCGACCATCGGCATGGCGCAAATCACACCTAATTCGCGCAACGTCGTGCCCTCGCGCGTGGTGTGCAGCGTGGAGTTTCGTCATCCACAAAGTGAGGTGCTGGAAGCGATGGAAACCGCGCTGCGTGAAGCCGCTGAAGGGCTTTCAACACGCGGCGTTATGGCAAACGTGGAGCGGATTTTTGATTACGCGCCGATTGTTTTTGATGATGCCTGCCTGGCACGCAGTGAAAAAGCCGTTAAAGCGCTGGGCTACTCGTCTAAGCCAATGGTTTCCGGCGCTGGCCACGACACCTGCTATATCAGCAAAATCGCCCCGGCAAGCATGATCTTTATTCCGTGCGAAAAAGGCATCAGCCACAATGAGGCAGAAAATATTCTGCCTGAGTGGTCAGAGAAAGGGGCAAATGTGCTGCTGCACAGCGTGTTGAGTGCGGCACTCGAAAAATAA